From the Pedobacter cryoconitis genome, one window contains:
- a CDS encoding M57 family metalloprotease → MKNYILLNTKKISIALLMTVAVIASCKKNNTDVPPAEQTSALTKAEQNAIASAGFSPTNAFKTEGGYIVEGDIFLTLNDLQKQKSYIASLSAKGPKTEQYKTNYKVTLDTIKLKVNAGEAQTVFTNATKEAVKRYNDLGLKVVFTLLDSNSLIKEDILISGQKFDDPRILGQSAGFPSADGKPATPIKLSNTVYDKNYKDNNLLATVVAHEIGHAIGFRHTDYADRRYSCGYQSIADYFRAANENDSQDGKDAGAIYIPGTPVGGEPGSWMLACSDGTNRPFTPSDIVAIKYLYPAK, encoded by the coding sequence ATGAAAAACTACATTTTATTAAACACTAAAAAAATCTCCATTGCTCTTTTAATGACCGTCGCTGTCATAGCCAGCTGTAAAAAGAACAATACCGATGTTCCACCAGCAGAACAAACCTCAGCATTAACTAAAGCAGAGCAAAATGCGATTGCCAGCGCAGGGTTTTCTCCTACCAACGCTTTTAAAACCGAAGGCGGTTATATAGTTGAAGGTGACATTTTTCTTACGCTCAATGACTTGCAAAAACAGAAATCTTATATTGCAAGTTTATCTGCAAAAGGCCCTAAAACCGAGCAATATAAAACGAATTACAAAGTCACTCTGGACACTATCAAGCTGAAAGTTAATGCTGGTGAAGCGCAGACTGTGTTTACTAATGCCACTAAAGAAGCGGTAAAACGGTACAATGATCTTGGTCTTAAAGTTGTCTTTACCCTACTGGATTCGAACTCCCTGATTAAAGAGGATATCCTGATTAGCGGGCAGAAATTTGATGATCCGAGAATATTGGGACAATCAGCAGGATTCCCATCAGCAGACGGAAAACCTGCTACACCAATTAAACTGAGCAATACCGTTTATGATAAAAACTATAAAGACAACAACCTGCTTGCTACCGTTGTAGCCCATGAAATTGGCCACGCGATTGGATTCAGACACACCGATTACGCAGACAGACGTTACAGTTGCGGTTACCAGTCAATTGCAGATTATTTCCGTGCTGCGAATGAAAATGACAGCCAGGATGGTAAAGATGCAGGAGCGATTTATATTCCGGGTACTCCGGTAGGTGGCGAACCAGGCTCATGGATGCTGGCTTGTTCTGATGGAACTAACCGCCCATTTACACCAAGTGATATTGTAGCGATTAAATACCTGTATCCTGCAAAATAA
- a CDS encoding M57 family metalloprotease: protein MKTNNLFNPKTISIALLMTVAVVISCKKNTNNASIPEQNTTSELTKEEKTAIAQAGFSTHNVLKTEGGYLVEGDIFLTPQQLQVQQEFVAGLSDKSPKTEQYRSTNIVTGLSRELKIKVDAGTSQTVFNTATTEAVKRYNNLGLKLTFKLLSSTSTDQADIVINGADLGKTADGGTILGRSAGFPSGGNPATPIKLSSVVYNKDYTKTNVLASVIAHEIGHAIGLRHTDYADRNYSCGYDSNPNEGQSTVGAVYIPGTPKGGEPGSYMLACSDGTDRKFTANDIVALKALYPVK, encoded by the coding sequence ATGAAAACTAACAACCTATTCAATCCAAAAACAATTTCTATAGCCCTATTGATGACAGTAGCTGTTGTGATAAGCTGTAAAAAGAATACTAATAATGCCTCAATTCCAGAACAGAATACCACGTCAGAACTTACAAAAGAAGAAAAAACAGCGATCGCACAAGCTGGATTTTCGACACATAATGTCCTTAAAACTGAGGGTGGATATTTAGTGGAGGGCGATATTTTCCTGACACCTCAACAGCTTCAGGTTCAACAGGAATTCGTTGCCGGACTTTCTGATAAAAGCCCAAAAACAGAGCAGTACCGTTCCACTAATATTGTGACTGGCTTATCCAGAGAATTAAAAATCAAAGTTGATGCCGGTACTTCCCAAACTGTTTTTAATACAGCTACAACCGAAGCCGTGAAACGCTACAATAACCTTGGTCTTAAGCTTACTTTCAAACTTTTAAGCTCAACGTCTACTGATCAGGCAGATATTGTAATCAACGGGGCCGATTTGGGGAAAACAGCAGATGGCGGAACAATCCTGGGACGTTCAGCTGGTTTCCCTTCAGGTGGAAATCCTGCTACACCTATCAAACTCAGCTCAGTAGTTTATAATAAAGACTATACAAAAACTAACGTGCTGGCTTCGGTAATTGCCCATGAAATTGGACATGCAATTGGTCTCAGACACACTGACTATGCAGATAGAAACTATAGTTGTGGGTATGACTCAAATCCAAACGAAGGACAAAGCACAGTAGGTGCAGTTTATATCCCTGGTACACCAAAAGGCGGTGAACCAGGATCCTATATGCTGGCTTGTTCTGATGGAACAGACCGTAAATTTACTGCGAATGATATCGTTGCTTTAAAAGCACTTTATCCTGTAAAATAA
- a CDS encoding MASE3 domain-containing protein, giving the protein MKQNFLLFHTVVELSAIVIAFAVFIVTWNTRKIIDNNYLYFVGMAYIFIGTLDLLHIITYPGLHIIPGTIYYTNQFWIATRFLEALTFIMGFWFLKRKKVLNGDVTILSYCVVTILLTLAILYWKIFPVCYIEGVGQTHFKINAEYVIIAMLFFAGCLLYSSRNSFSASVFRFLMLSLFFAILSEFCFTLYVSIFSLPAEIGHYAKLISFFLIYKANVETGFTKPTELIFKDLKDNEEKYRTLTENLPELIFRFDRSFRCLYANYALEQFLSLKHGCYTGMKLSHLGFPSSFEHLLIKMLIAVKQTKVTQETNFDLNEGKYANSFSIQVIPEYGLEDHEGTYLVICYDITDLRITEHRLMELNNTKDKFFSIIAHDLRNPFTSLISFSELIYKNVNRLSPEKIESLAMRMNDSAKQAYILLENLLHWSKMQTGVLKPDLQELDVVELLNEIKHISSSTAVAKGIEIKIEELPSARIVADKQMMSTILRNIIANAIKFSYTNGSVVLSAYDRQDEVLFSVMDSGVGIEKKNMELLFKADSSFSTPGTQNETGTGLGLRLCREFVEISGGSIWLESEPGQGTTIYFTIPAQGVSFNKDISV; this is encoded by the coding sequence ATGAAGCAAAATTTCCTGTTATTTCATACTGTTGTTGAACTTTCTGCAATTGTGATTGCCTTCGCCGTTTTCATTGTGACCTGGAACACCAGGAAAATAATTGATAATAATTATCTGTATTTCGTAGGGATGGCCTATATTTTTATTGGCACTTTAGATCTTCTGCATATTATTACTTATCCGGGACTGCATATTATTCCAGGAACTATTTATTATACGAATCAGTTTTGGATAGCCACAAGGTTTCTCGAAGCTTTAACCTTTATTATGGGTTTCTGGTTTCTGAAAAGAAAGAAAGTACTCAATGGAGATGTTACAATTTTGAGTTATTGCGTGGTAACAATACTCCTGACATTAGCTATTTTATACTGGAAGATATTTCCTGTTTGTTATATCGAAGGAGTAGGGCAGACCCATTTTAAAATCAATGCTGAATATGTGATTATCGCTATGCTGTTTTTTGCCGGATGCCTTTTGTATAGTTCCCGGAATAGTTTCAGTGCCTCTGTGTTCCGGTTTTTGATGTTATCTCTGTTTTTCGCTATTCTCAGCGAATTCTGTTTCACCTTATATGTTTCAATTTTTAGTCTTCCTGCTGAAATAGGGCATTATGCAAAGCTGATTTCTTTCTTTTTAATCTATAAGGCTAATGTAGAAACCGGATTTACCAAGCCAACTGAACTCATCTTTAAAGATCTGAAGGATAATGAAGAGAAGTACAGGACGCTGACAGAAAATCTTCCGGAACTGATCTTTCGTTTCGACCGGAGTTTCCGGTGTTTATATGCGAATTATGCACTGGAACAATTTCTTTCCCTGAAGCATGGTTGCTATACCGGTATGAAATTAAGCCATCTTGGATTTCCCTCTTCTTTTGAGCACCTGCTTATCAAAATGTTAATCGCAGTAAAGCAAACGAAAGTTACTCAGGAAACTAATTTTGACCTGAACGAAGGCAAGTATGCCAACTCTTTTTCTATACAAGTGATTCCTGAATATGGCCTGGAAGATCATGAAGGGACTTATTTAGTGATTTGCTATGATATTACGGATTTAAGGATTACTGAACACAGGTTAATGGAATTAAATAATACCAAGGATAAGTTCTTTTCAATTATTGCCCATGACCTGAGAAATCCATTTACTTCACTGATCTCTTTTAGCGAGCTGATTTATAAAAATGTAAACAGGCTGAGTCCTGAGAAAATTGAAAGTTTAGCCATGAGAATGAATGATTCTGCTAAACAGGCGTATATTTTATTAGAAAATCTGCTGCATTGGTCAAAGATGCAGACCGGGGTACTGAAGCCTGATTTACAGGAGCTGGATGTTGTTGAATTGTTAAATGAAATTAAACATATTTCTTCTTCCACTGCCGTTGCGAAAGGGATAGAGATTAAAATTGAAGAATTACCTTCAGCCAGGATTGTTGCAGATAAACAAATGATGAGCACTATATTGAGAAATATCATTGCCAACGCGATCAAGTTCAGTTATACCAATGGGAGTGTGGTCCTCAGCGCTTATGACCGTCAGGATGAGGTCTTGTTTTCTGTAATGGATTCTGGTGTTGGTATTGAAAAGAAGAATATGGAGTTGCTGTTCAAAGCTGACAGCAGTTTTTCTACGCCCGGAACCCAAAATGAAACAGGAACAGGTTTGGGATTAAGGTTATGCAGGGAATTTGTAGAAATAAGCGGTGGAAGTATCTGGCTGGAAAGTGAACCGGGGCAGGGAACAACTATTTATTTTACGATACCAGCGCAAGGTGTGTCTTTTAACAAAGATATTTCTGTTTAA
- a CDS encoding N-acetylmuramoyl-L-alanine amidase encodes MSENIKNKTAFRTAFTVLFLLSSSYIYAQTPQQVQSAPQIQTAPAVQQVKPAPVLKPMIIVIDAGHGGKDGSTRGLFSKEKDVALDVAMLLGQTIEKEIENTKVIYTRTEDVFIPLYERIDIANKAHADLFISIHCNSMPGNMRGRTETTGVETFVSGSGRLGEQDVAVRENAVILLEKDYKENYDGYNPNDPESFIILSLMKNAYRRQSIKLATLIQQQYVKVGRVNRGVKEQSLAVLARAGMPAVLTEIGFISNPEEEEYINSLSGRQEIVQNIKNAIQEYTKQLIAN; translated from the coding sequence ATGTCCGAAAACATTAAAAACAAAACAGCCTTTAGAACCGCTTTTACTGTTCTTTTTCTGCTTAGTTCTTCTTATATATACGCACAAACGCCTCAGCAAGTACAATCAGCACCACAAATACAAACAGCACCTGCGGTACAACAAGTCAAACCAGCTCCTGTTCTTAAGCCAATGATCATCGTTATCGATGCAGGTCATGGTGGAAAAGACGGATCAACAAGAGGCTTGTTTTCCAAAGAAAAAGATGTTGCCCTGGATGTTGCCATGCTGCTGGGACAAACAATTGAGAAAGAAATTGAGAATACAAAAGTCATATATACACGTACCGAGGATGTTTTTATCCCGTTATATGAGCGGATCGATATCGCAAACAAAGCTCACGCCGACTTATTCATCTCTATTCACTGTAATTCAATGCCCGGAAATATGAGAGGCAGAACAGAAACCACCGGAGTGGAGACGTTCGTTTCCGGTTCGGGCAGATTAGGCGAACAGGATGTAGCAGTCAGAGAGAATGCGGTAATCTTATTAGAGAAAGATTACAAGGAAAACTATGACGGATATAACCCGAATGATCCGGAAAGTTTTATCATCCTTTCGCTGATGAAAAATGCATACCGCCGCCAGAGTATTAAACTGGCAACTTTAATTCAACAGCAATATGTTAAAGTAGGGCGCGTTAACCGTGGGGTAAAAGAACAAAGCCTGGCTGTATTGGCAAGAGCAGGTATGCCAGCAGTATTAACCGAAATAGGATTTATCAGTAATCCGGAAGAAGAAGAATATATCAATTCTTTAAGCGGAAGACAAGAGATCGTTCAAAATATCAAAAATGCGATTCAGGAATATACAAAACAATTGATTGCTAATTAA